The following are encoded together in the Blautia obeum ATCC 29174 genome:
- a CDS encoding N-acetylmuramoyl-L-alanine amidase, with translation MRKLLSVFLAGCLLLLLPATIWASAETTYESEQGQAMIKAPSSASPNASANTEADVDSSDDSEGTLSPSGSSSGMDWSAANTASTPSSASRQFTVCIDPGHQGSWVDMSAQEPMAPGSSQTKNKATTGTAGNYSKVPEYEVNLEVSLVLEKELTSRGYKVVMTREDNDKAISNKERAEFATESGADITVRIHANSDNSASAAGALTMAPTSSNQYLDKELIEKSNTLASCIIDSYCNATGLANKGVISADNMTGTNWSTVPVAILEMGFMSNQNDDLYITNSANHETMARGIADGIDAYFNTVEPAITTVGEHLADLTSQLEKNYTDPLEQQGELWAIAAMDLKTQAYSTVNAEQSMQSASVIKAFIMAAVYDKLIYPDEGTTVSSDYESTLKPLLTSMITVSDNDSANELVRKLGGGDFQTGAAIVNEFCQERNYTSTHLGREFLASDPTDDNYTSASDCCRLLSDIYNSSLVNAEASAEMLALLTSQTKTAKIPAGVPSGTATANKTGELADSGKLGVVENDIAIVFDKEHPYVLCVLSNNIKNNSSAQNTIKKISAGVYTYMTTKQK, from the coding sequence ACAGGGACAGGCCATGATCAAGGCTCCATCTTCGGCTTCTCCAAATGCTTCTGCCAATACTGAAGCCGATGTCGATTCTTCAGATGACTCCGAAGGTACTTTGAGTCCTTCCGGTTCTTCCTCAGGCATGGACTGGTCTGCCGCAAACACGGCTTCAACTCCGTCTTCCGCTTCCAGACAGTTTACCGTCTGTATTGATCCGGGACATCAGGGAAGCTGGGTAGACATGAGTGCACAGGAACCTATGGCTCCAGGTTCATCTCAGACCAAAAATAAAGCTACGACCGGTACTGCCGGTAACTACTCCAAGGTTCCGGAATATGAAGTCAACCTTGAAGTTTCTCTTGTCCTTGAAAAAGAACTGACTTCTCGTGGGTACAAGGTTGTCATGACCCGCGAGGATAACGACAAGGCCATCAGCAACAAAGAACGTGCAGAATTCGCCACAGAATCCGGCGCCGATATCACGGTCCGCATTCATGCAAACAGTGACAACAGTGCTTCTGCTGCCGGTGCTCTTACCATGGCCCCAACCAGTTCCAATCAGTATCTGGACAAGGAACTCATCGAAAAAAGTAATACGCTTGCATCCTGTATCATCGACAGTTACTGCAATGCCACCGGACTTGCAAACAAAGGCGTCATCTCTGCCGACAATATGACTGGTACCAACTGGAGTACAGTTCCGGTTGCCATCCTCGAAATGGGATTTATGAGTAACCAGAATGATGATCTTTACATTACCAATTCCGCAAATCACGAAACTATGGCAAGGGGAATTGCCGATGGAATCGATGCATATTTCAATACTGTCGAACCGGCTATTACTACTGTCGGAGAACACCTCGCCGATCTCACCTCACAGCTGGAAAAGAACTATACTGATCCGCTTGAACAACAGGGAGAACTCTGGGCAATCGCAGCTATGGATCTGAAGACGCAGGCCTACAGCACAGTCAATGCCGAACAGTCCATGCAGTCTGCCAGTGTTATCAAAGCATTTATCATGGCCGCTGTTTATGACAAACTGATATATCCAGATGAAGGAACTACGGTTTCATCCGATTATGAAAGTACTCTGAAACCTCTCCTCACCAGTATGATCACAGTCAGTGACAATGACTCTGCCAACGAACTGGTCCGCAAGCTCGGTGGAGGCGATTTTCAGACAGGAGCTGCTATTGTCAATGAGTTCTGTCAGGAGCGGAACTACACCTCCACGCATCTTGGCCGCGAGTTCCTGGCTTCTGATCCAACCGATGACAATTACACAAGTGCTTCCGACTGCTGCCGACTGCTCTCTGATATTTACAACAGTTCTCTGGTAAACGCAGAAGCATCTGCCGAAATGCTTGCGCTCCTTACGAGCCAGACAAAGACAGCCAAGATTCCGGCAGGTGTTCCTTCCGGCACCGCAACTGCCAACAAAACCGGAGAACTTGCAGATTCCGGAAAACTCGGTGTTGTCGAAAACGATATTGCCATTGTCTTTGACAAAGAGCATCCATATGTGCTCTGTGTACTCTCCAATAATATCAAGAATAATTCCAGTGCACAGAATACGATCAAAAAAATCTCTGCAGGTGTCTATACATATATGACCACAAAACAAAAGTAA